The stretch of DNA GAGTATTTGGCTGTCAAGCTTAGTGTCATCGATGGATACTATAGCTGCCAGCAGCTTATCATGACTGGCCTCAAGCTTCTCTTTGGCGTTCAGCCAGGCCGATTCACCGGTGTCTTCTACTGCGGGCCAATCATCTTCAGGTGTGAGAACAACCCGCTTGCCGTGCAGCCTTGCTACAATCTCATCATATGATGCGGTGACGTGCAGCACGATTTCCCAAATGCTGTGAGCGCTTGCATGCGGTTTCGCAGCCGCGCGCCCGGCGGTGACTCCATCGAGGACTTCGAGGAATGATGAACCATGCCATGCCTCTCCTCGAAAGGCTCTTGCCATCTGATCTCTAATTCTCTCAATCTCGGTCATAACATTCTCCTCACTCATGAATGAATCGGTTCTATTCAATAAGTCCCAGGTTCTTCATCAGTCTTTCCAACGGCCTTCTGATTCTCTCCGGAGAGATTCCATCGAATTCCAAGCTCTCGCAATCATTGAACCGCGCGAATTCGGACAGCTTCGCCGCAAAGGCGCTGAGGAACTGCTCGCTGTCCTTTGGCATCCGCTCGACCATCAAGTTGCGAATGATAAGAGCTTTTCTCTTACGATCGGCTTTCGGATCGAGTCTCCCAATCAGCATTTCGTCCCACAATATGGGATGCACCAGATATCCGAATTTCCTTTTGGCGGGTGTGACATAGCATTCGAGGGAATAATCAAAATCAAAGATCTGACTT from Candidatus Zixiibacteriota bacterium encodes:
- a CDS encoding DinB family protein encodes the protein MTEIERIRDQMARAFRGEAWHGSSFLEVLDGVTAGRAAAKPHASAHSIWEIVLHVTASYDEIVARLHGKRVVLTPEDDWPAVEDTGESAWLNAKEKLEASHDKLLAAIVSIDDTKLDSQILEGFSSYYATFHGTAQHDAYHAGQIALLKK